A stretch of Pangasianodon hypophthalmus isolate fPanHyp1 chromosome 9, fPanHyp1.pri, whole genome shotgun sequence DNA encodes these proteins:
- the mdkb gene encoding midkine b, producing the protein MRGIFSVTIMLLVALTIAVEAVKTKEKGKEVKAESDCSEWLYGRCVPNSGDCGVGVREATCNEQTKKHKCKVPCNWKKDFGADCKYKFGRWGECEAGTRSRSGVLRKALFKADCQETIKVNKPCNPKTPKPKGGEKKAKKGKEN; encoded by the exons ATGAGGGGTATATTCTCAGTAACGATCATGCTGCTTGTGGCTTTGACCATTGCTGTGGAAGCCGTAAAGACGAAAG AGAAAGGGAAGGAGGTGAAAGCAGAGAGTGACTGCTCTGAGTGGCTGTATGGGAGATGTGTGCCCAACAGTGGCGACTGTGGCGTGGGTGTTCGTGAGGCCACCTGCAATGAGCAGACCAAGAAACACAAGTGTAAAGTGCCATGCAACTGGAAGAAGGACTTTGGAG CTGATTGCAAGTACAAGTTTGGCCGCTGGGGGGAGTGTGAGGCAGGCACTCGAAGCAGGTCTGGAGTACTGAGGAAAGCGCTGTTCAAAGCTGACTGCCAGGAGACCATTAAGGTGAACAAACCTTGCAATCCAAAAACGCCCAAACCCAAGGGCGGGGAGAAGAAGGCGAAGAAAGGGAAGGAAAATTAA